In a single window of the Olivibacter sp. SDN3 genome:
- a CDS encoding TetR/AcrR family transcriptional regulator has product MKKQGPNRREKIMNVALLLFAEKGYADTSTKLIAREANVSEALIFKHFENKDKLLFHLIKSGYRRVLLQNHGMLTYNDPKSFLRNMIDLPKKLVSEEPLFWKLQERLSHHDFSKQQHNLFMKSVDVVVNKAFTELGKKDPALETQFLLLLIDTLWKKEAIGEIEAIDRIAELIKQKYNL; this is encoded by the coding sequence ATGAAAAAACAGGGGCCAAACAGAAGAGAAAAAATAATGAATGTAGCTCTTCTCTTGTTTGCTGAAAAAGGGTATGCTGATACTTCTACCAAGCTCATAGCCAGAGAAGCAAATGTTTCTGAAGCATTAATCTTTAAGCATTTTGAAAACAAGGATAAATTGCTGTTCCACCTAATTAAATCTGGTTATAGACGTGTACTCCTACAAAACCATGGGATGCTCACCTACAATGATCCAAAATCTTTCTTGAGGAATATGATAGATCTTCCTAAAAAACTGGTGAGTGAAGAGCCACTTTTTTGGAAATTACAAGAGAGACTTTCACATCATGACTTTTCTAAGCAGCAGCATAATCTATTCATGAAGTCAGTTGACGTAGTTGTGAACAAAGCATTTACTGAACTTGGCAAGAAAGATCCTGCACTTGAAACTCAATTTCTTCTACTTTTGATAGATACGCTGTGGAAAAAAGAGGCTATTGGCGAAATCGAGGCTATTGACAGAATCGCTGAACTTATTAAACAGAAGTACAACCTATAA
- a CDS encoding peptidoglycan DD-metalloendopeptidase family protein, with the protein MKFKKKTIKILIALTIVLGSGFVFFSAFELNKPTQKEVRVSLPSKPVLLPKQFGLHVDSFNVHKKTVARNQFLSNILEEHAIDRSAIAKIVEKSKSVFNVRKISAGNPYTIFTYKNDPQRAAYFIYQPNPVDYIVFDLRDSMRVYTGKKDVTKKTETLASSINHSLYDALQKNGGDPLLAMQLAEIYGWAIDFYAINKDDWFKIQYEREYVDGKPIGPGKIQSAIFSHKGKELQAYYFQPDSTTKGGFYDEEGNSVKRAFLKAPLKFSRITSRYTNRRLHPVQKVWKAHLGTDYAAPSGTPIIATGSGTVVESAFTKYNGNYVKIKHNGTYTTQYLHMSRRAVKRGQNIQQGQVIGYVGSTGLATGPHVCYRFWKNGKQVDALKQNFHETIPLSEEFLAQFKSSIIAKQQLLASLKLDDNDDLLAASTQANELEEKTAF; encoded by the coding sequence ATGAAATTCAAAAAAAAAACAATAAAGATACTCATAGCACTGACAATCGTTTTAGGAAGTGGTTTCGTTTTTTTCTCAGCCTTCGAGCTTAACAAACCAACACAAAAGGAAGTACGTGTTAGTCTACCCAGCAAGCCGGTACTCCTCCCTAAACAATTCGGATTACATGTTGATTCATTTAACGTCCATAAAAAAACGGTAGCCCGCAATCAGTTTCTATCAAATATATTGGAAGAACATGCCATAGACCGCAGTGCTATTGCTAAGATAGTTGAAAAATCGAAGTCAGTTTTTAACGTTAGAAAGATTAGCGCAGGAAATCCATACACGATTTTCACCTATAAAAACGATCCTCAACGTGCCGCTTATTTCATTTATCAGCCTAATCCAGTTGATTACATCGTCTTCGATCTTCGTGACAGCATGCGCGTATATACAGGAAAAAAAGATGTTACGAAAAAGACGGAAACATTGGCAAGCAGTATTAATCATTCTCTTTATGATGCGTTACAGAAGAATGGAGGAGATCCGCTTTTGGCTATGCAGCTAGCAGAAATATATGGCTGGGCGATAGATTTCTATGCTATCAACAAAGATGATTGGTTTAAGATACAATATGAAAGAGAATATGTGGACGGTAAACCAATTGGCCCGGGAAAAATACAATCTGCCATTTTTTCACATAAAGGAAAAGAATTACAGGCTTATTATTTTCAACCGGATAGCACCACTAAGGGAGGTTTTTATGATGAGGAAGGTAATAGTGTAAAACGCGCTTTTTTAAAGGCTCCATTAAAATTTAGTCGGATAACATCTCGCTACACGAACAGACGTCTACATCCGGTACAAAAAGTTTGGAAAGCTCATCTTGGTACCGATTATGCGGCTCCTAGCGGTACACCTATTATTGCAACAGGTAGTGGAACCGTAGTAGAGTCTGCATTTACGAAATACAATGGCAACTATGTCAAAATAAAACACAATGGTACATATACTACACAATATCTCCATATGAGTAGAAGGGCTGTAAAGCGCGGTCAAAATATTCAGCAAGGTCAAGTCATAGGGTACGTAGGAAGCACCGGGCTTGCAACCGGACCACACGTATGTTATAGATTCTGGAAAAATGGTAAACAGGTAGACGCTTTAAAACAGAATTTTCATGAAACGATTCCGTTATCGGAGGAGTTTTTGGCTCAATTCAAAAGTAGCATTATAGCGAAGCAACAATTACTAGCCTCTCTAAAACTTGACGATAACGATGACCTGCTCGCAGCATCTACCCAGGCCAACGAATTAGAAGAAAAAACTGCGTTTTAA
- a CDS encoding SatD family protein, with product MIAVLTGDIVNSRTINSPKAWQDVLKRALNKIASANNWEIFRGDSFQVELNVPQEALKDSIYIKACVKTVKELDVRIAIGIGNKNYTGDKVSESYGDAYIFSGEKLESLKRDRQNLAIKTTDENLNEELNILFRLALTIMDNWTPNSAMLIKTLFENQNLSQKELGDILGISQSSVSERYNRAHISEIEALQRLFIKKINGLTK from the coding sequence ATGATTGCAGTTTTAACAGGTGATATTGTAAATTCTCGTACTATTAATTCTCCAAAGGCATGGCAAGATGTATTAAAGCGTGCTTTAAATAAAATTGCGTCAGCTAATAATTGGGAAATATTTCGTGGAGATAGCTTTCAGGTTGAACTGAATGTTCCGCAAGAAGCTCTGAAAGATTCAATTTATATAAAAGCGTGTGTAAAAACCGTTAAAGAGCTTGATGTTCGTATCGCGATCGGCATAGGCAATAAGAATTATACAGGAGATAAAGTATCTGAGTCTTACGGTGACGCTTATATTTTTTCCGGTGAAAAGCTCGAATCGTTAAAACGTGATAGACAGAATTTAGCGATAAAAACAACCGATGAAAACTTAAATGAGGAATTGAATATCCTTTTCAGATTAGCATTGACCATTATGGATAACTGGACACCGAATTCTGCAATGCTAATTAAAACGTTGTTTGAAAACCAAAACCTATCACAAAAGGAATTAGGAGACATTCTGGGAATCAGTCAATCATCTGTAAGTGAACGGTATAATAGAGCCCACATTTCAGAAATTGAGGCTCTTCAGCGCTTATTTATTAAAAAAATAAACGGATTAACAAAATGA
- a CDS encoding DUF3307 domain-containing protein yields the protein MIVIFLKLLLAHLIGDFLLQTGRAVKSKEQKKIRSFYLYIHCIIHTALTMLIVWNIHFWPYALCIGCSHFIIDITKLYLQKEKGKVAIFLIDQACHLLVLFIVAFSYARSEVDFAFLLSDKYLLLYTCILLLTSPSSIFIKIAISNWSPQNLEENQKNGSLQNAGRWIGNLERLLIFVFIVVGRFEAIGFLLAAKSIFRFGDLKQGEDRRLTEYVLIGTLLSFGIAILTGLFYINIL from the coding sequence ATGATCGTGATCTTTCTAAAATTACTGTTAGCACATCTTATAGGGGATTTTCTCTTGCAAACCGGCAGGGCTGTAAAATCGAAAGAGCAAAAAAAAATCAGATCGTTTTACCTCTATATCCACTGCATTATACATACTGCGCTAACAATGTTAATCGTTTGGAATATCCATTTTTGGCCATACGCACTATGCATAGGATGCAGTCATTTTATTATCGACATTACGAAACTTTATCTTCAGAAGGAGAAAGGAAAAGTAGCAATCTTTTTAATTGATCAGGCTTGTCATTTATTAGTACTGTTTATTGTTGCCTTTTCTTACGCGCGGTCAGAAGTTGATTTTGCTTTCCTCTTAAGTGATAAATACCTGTTGCTTTATACCTGCATTCTTCTCTTAACCTCCCCCAGTTCTATCTTTATTAAGATTGCTATCTCTAATTGGTCTCCTCAGAATTTAGAGGAAAATCAAAAGAATGGCTCACTGCAAAACGCAGGTAGATGGATTGGAAACCTAGAAAGACTATTGATCTTCGTCTTTATTGTTGTAGGAAGATTTGAGGCTATAGGCTTCCTGCTCGCCGCAAAGTCTATTTTTAGGTTTGGAGATTTAAAGCAAGGTGAAGATAGGAGGCTTACAGAATATGTGCTCATTGGAACATTATTAAGTTTCGGAATAGCTATTCTAACAGGCTTATTTTACATCAATATTTTATAG
- a CDS encoding YegP family protein: MGKFIVKAAKNGQFHFNLKAKNGQVILTSELYTSKTACINGISSVKENAKNGDRFDSKQSTNGKYFFNLKARNGQIIGTSQMYESSAGRNNGIISVTKNAPNATVVEE, translated from the coding sequence ATGGGAAAATTTATCGTTAAGGCTGCAAAGAACGGTCAGTTTCATTTTAATTTGAAGGCAAAAAATGGCCAAGTTATTCTTACCAGCGAGTTATATACATCAAAAACTGCGTGCATTAATGGTATATCTTCTGTTAAAGAAAATGCAAAAAATGGCGACAGATTCGATAGCAAACAATCCACTAACGGGAAATATTTCTTTAATCTCAAGGCCCGTAATGGTCAAATTATAGGAACTAGCCAAATGTATGAATCCTCAGCAGGGCGTAATAACGGCATCATTTCGGTTACAAAAAATGCACCAAACGCAACTGTTGTCGAAGAGTAA
- a CDS encoding DoxX family protein: MRSLFSATYNRLSLDLATLLLRVGFGILMIPNHGYAKLLSYAERKDQFMDFMGFGGPFSLGLTIFSEFFCSILLILGLCTRLATIPLIITVLVILSVHQWEIFGKHELVPAFLIGYLTILMLGPGKYSLDWLITKNSTRVEDKRHL; this comes from the coding sequence ATGCGATCACTGTTTTCTGCTACTTACAACAGACTCTCGCTTGACCTAGCGACGCTATTGTTACGTGTTGGTTTTGGAATATTAATGATTCCTAATCACGGTTATGCAAAGTTATTATCTTATGCTGAACGTAAAGACCAGTTTATGGATTTTATGGGCTTTGGCGGCCCCTTTTCTCTAGGGCTTACCATCTTTTCAGAATTTTTTTGTTCTATTCTCTTAATTCTCGGTCTTTGTACGAGGTTAGCAACAATACCATTGATTATCACCGTACTGGTTATCCTTTCTGTACACCAATGGGAAATTTTTGGCAAACACGAGCTGGTGCCCGCATTTCTGATAGGTTATTTGACTATTCTTATGCTCGGCCCGGGCAAATATAGTTTGGACTGGCTTATCACAAAAAACAGTACCAGAGTTGAAGATAAGAGACATTT